The Cytobacillus oceanisediminis genomic interval TACATCCTGACGCGCTGAACGTGCACGCTCGCGCTGTCCTTCCATTTCCTTTTCAAATCCGGCATGATCCACTTTCATACCTTCTTCTTCCGCATATTCCTCAGTTAATTCTACCGGGAATCCGTACGTATCATAAAGTCGGAAGACATCTTCTCCCTGAATCGTAACACTGCCTTTTTCCTTTTCTTTCTTAATAACAGAAGATAGGATGGCAAGACCTTCATGAAGTGTTTCATGGAAACGTTCTTCTTCATTTTTGATGACCTTTTGGATAAATTCTGTTTTTTCTTTTACTTCCGGATAGAAGTCATGCATTATTTCTCCTACTACCGGCACCAAATCATACATGAATGGCTCGTTTATATTGATTTGCTTGGCATATCTGACTGCACGGCGAAGCAATCTTCTCAATACATAACCCCGTCCTTCATTGGAAGGCAGTGCACCATCCCCCACTGCAAATGCTACTGTGCGGATATGATCGGCAATAACTTTAAATGCAACATCGGTTTCTTTAGAAGCTCCATATTTCTTGCCTGAGATTTCTTCTGTTCCTCGGATAATTGGCATAAATAAATCTGTATCAAAGTTGGTAGGCACATTTTGAACGACAGATGCCATCCGTTCAAGCCCCATCCCGGTATCAATATTTTTCTTTGGAAGAGGCGTATAGGTGCCATCTGGATTATGGTTAAATTCAGAAAACACAAGGTTCCAAACTTCTAAATACCGCTCGTTCTCACCGCCAGGGTATAGTTCAGGATCTTCCGGATCATTTCCATATTCAGGTCCGCGATCATAGAAGATTTCTGTATTTGGACCACTTGGACCTTCTCCGATATCCCAGAAGTTTCCTTCCAGGCGAATAATTCTTTCTTCAGGAACGCCAACTTTTTCCCGCCAGATTTTAAAAGCTTCGTCATCTTCGGGATGAATCGTTACAGATAGCTTTTCTTCTTCAAAACCAATCCAATTTTTATCAGTCAAAAACTCCCAAGCCCAAATGATTGCTTCTTCTTTAAAGTAATCACCAATTGAAAAATTGCCCAGCATTTCAAAAAATGTATGGTGCCTTGCTGTTTTGCCTACATTTTCAATATCGTTGGTGCGGATCGATTTTTGGGCATTTGTAATCCTTGGATTCTCAGGGATGACACGGCCGTCAAAATATTTTTTCAGAGTGGCGACACCACTATTAATCCAAAGCAGAGAAGGGTCTTCGTGCGGAACTAGGGAAGCGCTGGGTTCAACAGCGTGTCCTTTCTCCTTGAAGAAGTCTAAAAACATTCGGCGTATTTCAGCACCTGATAATTGTTTCATTCTAACCAGCCTCCTAAAAATATGTAAAAGCTTTTAAAAACAACAAAAAAAGCCCTCATCCCTGGACAGGGACGAGAGCTTGCTCGCGGTACCACCCTGATTATGGAAGTTTTACGAATAATGACCAGACCTTTATCCAGTTCATTAGGAAATCCCCCATCTCTCAGATCCTTAACGCGGATAAACGGCAGGGATTAGCTGCACTCGGGATTAGCTTTCTGTTATCCTTCATCTAGGAGTTCTTTCAGCCTGGGAACTCCCTCTCTTATATGAATGCAATACTAGCATTTCACGCAGATGGCCTATAACATACTTATTCCGTCAACATGTTTAATATAGCTTTATAGACGAATTATAGCGATTTACCTTTATTGTTGTCAACATCATGATGGAGTTCCGGTGATTTTTGGCTGTTTATTTTTTGAAAAGTGTTTTTTCGCATGTATGATACTTACTTTAATAACAGCTAAAATCGGAACTGCAATGATTAAGCCCAATATCCCTGCTGCTTCCCCGCCAGCCAGCAAGGCCAGCATAATGAGAAGCGGATGCATATGTAGGCTTTTTCCAACAATCAGGGGTGATAGGATATTCCCCTCAAGAAACTGAAGAACTATAATGATGCCAATCGTAATCACGATCATCTTGACCGATAAAGCAGAGGCAATGATTACAGCCGGGACCGCTCCGATAATTGGGCCAAAATAAGGAATTACATTGGTAACTCCTATTATAGTGCCAAGCAAAAGAGGATAGCGCATATCAAAGATCCAGAAAAGCAGAGAAGATATAGCCCCGATGGCCGCACATACCACAAGCTGGCCTCTAATATAGCTTCCCAGGGACTTATCTACATCCCTTAAGAATAAAACGCCTTCCTTTCTCCATTTCCTTGGCGTCAAATACCAGGCAGCCTTTTTCATAATCGAAAAATCTTTAAGGAGATAAAAAGAAATGAAGGGAATAACAGCGATAATCACAGCATAATTCAATATATTAAGAAAAAATGTGATTACCTTCGATAAAAGATTATTTAACCGTTTCTCAACCGCTGCAATGACATCATCTATCCTGGTTTGCAGGCCATCAGGCCATGTTGATGTTTTACTCTGAATAAGGTCGATCCATTCCCGGTACTGATTGGCAAATTGAGGAGCATTTTCTGCAAGATCACGCAATTGATGAATAAAAGCCGGAATCCCTTTATATAAAGCTAGTCCGATCCCTCCGAAAAATAAAAAATAAATAATAAAAACGGCAAGCCCCCTATGAAGACCAGTTTCATGCAATTTTTCCACAATCGGGTGGAGGAGATATGTAATAAATGCTCCAATGACAAAAGGAATGAATACTGCTAATAAGATTTCCAGAACAGGCATCCATAATGCCTGAAGCTTTAGAAAGACTAAAATCACAATAAACAAGAGAAGCAGAAATCCAAGCCGGTAGTACCATTTCATTTGAATATTCAATATGGCCCGCCTCCTTGTTTTTATTGTGATTGCTTCGTGGGGATTTATGCATCGTACGTATAAGATAAGCGCGAATGCCTTGTTCATGGGACAGGAGCTCAAGCATTCAATTCCACAAAAAAGCTGGCCCTTTATAAAGAACCAGCCCCAAAATAATTTAAAATAAAGCTTTCGTTATTCTTTTTTGCATGCGTTTCATTTTTCGGCCTGATATCATATTATTCTTTTGCGCGTAATTATAAGCAGCCATGCCTGCCCCAAGCATCATTGCAGAGGTTAATATTTTGTTCAAACTGGCTCACCTCTTTCGTTAATAATTACGAAAGAAACCGGCGCTCATCTTCTTCAAATAAATCATCAAGGGAGCTAAGTGTACCATCTTCCTCTACCTGATGGGTGTTAATGATTCCTTTGGACAAGGAAAGTTCTATAAAGCAATTCCAGCAGTAAAATTGGTTAATTCCAATTTTTCCAATATCTTTGCTCTGGCAATTTGGACATTTCAGCACGGAAAAGACACCTCACTATTTTACATTTACAATTATGGCGTCTTTTCCAATTGCAGGCGGGTCATCGGTTTTTATGACACGTTTTCCTTCCAGCACATCTGAAAAGAAGCCATCCGACAGTTCGTACCCTACAATCGTGCCCAATTCTTCCTTGAAGTATACATCCTCAAGTAAGCCCAGCCGTTCACCTTCCTGGCTCATAATCATTTTTCCAGTTAACCGGTTATGGGTCTCACATGTATAATCCTCATGTTTTGGAATTGCTTGCAGAACAGAGGAATCTTCAATCATTACTCCATCCCAGCCAAAAGATGCCACGTCCTTAATATTGATGATATATGTCTTTTTCAGAAGA includes:
- the alaS gene encoding alanine--tRNA ligase is translated as MKQLSGAEIRRMFLDFFKEKGHAVEPSASLVPHEDPSLLWINSGVATLKKYFDGRVIPENPRITNAQKSIRTNDIENVGKTARHHTFFEMLGNFSIGDYFKEEAIIWAWEFLTDKNWIGFEEEKLSVTIHPEDDEAFKIWREKVGVPEERIIRLEGNFWDIGEGPSGPNTEIFYDRGPEYGNDPEDPELYPGGENERYLEVWNLVFSEFNHNPDGTYTPLPKKNIDTGMGLERMASVVQNVPTNFDTDLFMPIIRGTEEISGKKYGASKETDVAFKVIADHIRTVAFAVGDGALPSNEGRGYVLRRLLRRAVRYAKQININEPFMYDLVPVVGEIMHDFYPEVKEKTEFIQKVIKNEEERFHETLHEGLAILSSVIKKEKEKGSVTIQGEDVFRLYDTYGFPVELTEEYAEEEGMKVDHAGFEKEMEGQRERARSARQDVDSMQVQGGVLGELKTESEFVGYEKLHTETRVAAIVKEGQLIEEAHAGEEVQLILNETPFYAESGGQIADQGTLEAEGLKVSIKDVQKAPNGQNLHRAVVEEGTLKAEASVLASVNEQIRSKVIKNHTATHLLHQALKDVLGSHVNQAGSLVGPDRLRFDFSHFGQITTEELEKIEAIVNEQIWQSLEVDINFKDIDEAKAMGAMALFGEKYGKIVRVVQVGDYSLELCGGCHVPNTSSIGLFKIQSESGIGAGTRRIEAVTGEAAYKLMNDQIHVLKEASGKLKTNPKDLSARIDVLLGEMKQLQRENESLAAKLGNIEAGSLVSKAIEINGVTVLAEKVQASDMNNLRNMADDLKQKLGSAVVVLGSVNEGKVNIIAGVTDDLIKKGFHAGKAVKEVAAKCGGGGGGRPDMAQAGGKDPEKLESALQFVEEWVKSV
- a CDS encoding AI-2E family transporter — encoded protein: MNIQMKWYYRLGFLLLLFIVILVFLKLQALWMPVLEILLAVFIPFVIGAFITYLLHPIVEKLHETGLHRGLAVFIIYFLFFGGIGLALYKGIPAFIHQLRDLAENAPQFANQYREWIDLIQSKTSTWPDGLQTRIDDVIAAVEKRLNNLLSKVITFFLNILNYAVIIAVIPFISFYLLKDFSIMKKAAWYLTPRKWRKEGVLFLRDVDKSLGSYIRGQLVVCAAIGAISSLLFWIFDMRYPLLLGTIIGVTNVIPYFGPIIGAVPAVIIASALSVKMIVITIGIIIVLQFLEGNILSPLIVGKSLHMHPLLIMLALLAGGEAAGILGLIIAVPILAVIKVSIIHAKKHFSKNKQPKITGTPS
- a CDS encoding YrzQ family protein, which encodes MNKILTSAMMLGAGMAAYNYAQKNNMISGRKMKRMQKRITKALF
- a CDS encoding PRC-barrel domain-containing protein, which codes for MRTFSLLKGLPVFELKTGNKAGDICDLSISGTGKVQGLLLRKGALLKKTYIINIKDVASFGWDGVMIEDSSVLQAIPKHEDYTCETHNRLTGKMIMSQEGERLGLLEDVYFKEELGTIVGYELSDGFFSDVLEGKRVIKTDDPPAIGKDAIIVNVK